One bacterium DNA window includes the following coding sequences:
- a CDS encoding gamma-glutamyltransferase gives MRRKSYAAFALLALHSVLAPGPSAAADRVTGSSFTTRSEVIAPHAMACTSQPLATQIALDVLKAGGSAVDAAIAANAALGLMEPTGSGIGGDLFAIVWDAKTRRLYGLNASGRSPRALTLEEFQKRGLEFVPPRGPLPISVPGCVDGWFELHAKFG, from the coding sequence ATGCGCCGCAAGTCTTACGCCGCCTTCGCCCTGCTCGCCCTTCACTCCGTTCTGGCGCCCGGCCCGTCTGCCGCGGCGGACCGCGTGACCGGCAGCAGCTTCACGACCCGCTCCGAGGTGATCGCGCCTCACGCCATGGCCTGCACCAGCCAACCCCTGGCCACGCAGATCGCCCTGGACGTGCTGAAGGCCGGCGGTTCGGCCGTCGACGCGGCCATCGCGGCCAACGCCGCCCTCGGCCTGATGGAACCCACCGGCAGCGGCATCGGCGGCGACCTGTTCGCCATCGTCTGGGACGCGAAGACCCGCCGGCTCTACGGCTTGAACGCCAGCGGCCGCTCACCCCGCGCTCTCACGCTGGAGGAGTTCCAGAAGCGCGGCCTGGAGTTCGTGCCGCCGCGCGGCCCGTTGCCGATCTCGGTCCCCGGCTGCGTGGACGGCTGGTTCGAGCTGCACGCGAAGTTCGGG
- a CDS encoding DUF4956 domain-containing protein, translating to MGFFRRLIDFFTLGSDHPVRRLLAYYLVLAAVVGVLIYFFPVFDKVIGSAQIDAATTGPQVLEDGLKSGTIRGFDAELSPRLEFTLSTLIILMGTLVLMLPVSWVYMSTRYNKGHDQQVAQTLIFLPLVVAGVVLVVQNSLALAFSLAGVVAAVRFRTTLRDTRDVVFIFLAIAVGFAAGVQTLIVAALVSVVFNFVLILTWRYDFGRSVLTPTAVSEWGAPLEELAGSRAGKNVSDRDLVLALDQKQALALAERFARVRRLLGPQGHKPRYNAVLTVTTEALSEAQAAIAEALDQVAGRWRLDEAVSNEGKPSELYYLVRIRKSMSRDDLLTAVRDRAADKITSADVQLSKTTDEHEDKS from the coding sequence ATGGGCTTCTTCAGGCGACTCATCGATTTCTTCACCCTGGGTTCCGACCACCCTGTCCGCCGGCTCCTTGCCTATTATCTGGTCCTGGCCGCCGTCGTCGGTGTGCTGATCTATTTCTTCCCCGTCTTCGACAAGGTGATCGGCAGCGCCCAGATCGACGCGGCGACTACGGGCCCGCAGGTGCTCGAGGACGGGCTGAAGTCGGGAACGATCCGCGGTTTCGACGCCGAACTCTCCCCCCGGCTCGAGTTCACGCTGAGCACGTTGATCATCCTGATGGGCACGCTCGTCCTGATGCTGCCGGTCTCCTGGGTCTACATGTCGACGCGGTACAACAAGGGCCACGACCAGCAGGTGGCCCAGACCCTCATCTTCCTGCCGCTGGTGGTGGCGGGGGTCGTCCTGGTCGTGCAGAACAGCCTCGCCCTGGCGTTCAGTCTCGCCGGCGTCGTCGCGGCGGTGCGGTTCCGCACCACGCTCCGGGACACGCGCGATGTGGTGTTCATCTTCCTCGCGATCGCCGTGGGCTTCGCCGCGGGCGTGCAGACCCTGATCGTGGCGGCGCTCGTCTCGGTCGTGTTCAACTTCGTGCTCATCCTGACCTGGCGCTACGATTTCGGCCGCAGCGTCCTGACGCCCACCGCGGTCTCCGAGTGGGGCGCGCCGCTGGAAGAACTGGCGGGGAGCCGGGCCGGCAAGAACGTCTCGGACCGGGACCTGGTGCTGGCCCTCGATCAGAAGCAGGCCCTGGCCCTGGCCGAGCGCTTCGCCCGGGTCCGGAGGCTCCTCGGCCCGCAGGGCCACAAGCCCCGCTACAACGCGGTCCTCACCGTCACGACCGAGGCGCTCTCCGAAGCTCAGGCGGCGATCGCCGAAGCCCTCGACCAGGTAGCCGGCCGCTGGCGCCTGGATGAAGCCGTTTCCAACGAAGGCAAGCCGTCCGAACTCTACTATCTGGTACGGATCCGCAAGTCCATGTCCAGGGACGACCTGCTCACCGCGGTGCGTGACCGGGCGGCGGACAAGATCACCAGCGCCGACGTCCAGCTCTCGAAAACCACCGACGAACACGAAGACAAATCATGA